One Methylomarinovum tepidoasis DNA window includes the following coding sequences:
- a CDS encoding anthranilate synthase component II → MRTVCIDNYDSFTYNLVQYLGELGAEVVVVRNDQVTLTDIEALEPQRLLISPGPCTPKEAGISVAAIEHFKGRVPILGVCLGHQSIGVAFGGRIVHAKRIMHGKTSMIHHHDVGVFRGLANPFEATRYHSLVIERESLPECLEITAWTEDRKGEFEEIMGVRHKTYPIEGVQFHPESILTRHGHDLLRNFLEG, encoded by the coding sequence ATTCGTACCGTCTGCATCGACAATTACGATTCTTTCACCTACAACCTGGTCCAATACCTGGGGGAGCTGGGGGCCGAGGTGGTCGTGGTGCGCAACGATCAGGTCACCCTCACCGATATCGAAGCCCTAGAACCGCAGCGGCTGCTGATTTCCCCGGGCCCCTGCACGCCGAAGGAGGCGGGCATCTCGGTGGCCGCCATCGAGCATTTCAAGGGCAGGGTGCCGATCCTGGGTGTGTGCCTGGGGCATCAGAGCATCGGCGTGGCCTTCGGTGGCCGCATCGTCCACGCCAAGCGCATCATGCACGGCAAGACCTCGATGATCCACCACCACGATGTCGGTGTGTTCCGCGGCCTGGCCAATCCCTTCGAGGCCACCCGCTACCATTCCCTGGTGATCGAGCGCGAATCCCTGCCTGAATGCCTGGAGATCACCGCCTGGACCGAGGATCGTAAGGGAGAATTCGAAGAGATCATGGGGGTTCGCCACAAGACCTATCCCATCGAAGGGGTGCAGTTCCATCCCGAATCGATCTTGACCCGCCACGGTCACGATCTGCTGCGCAATTTCCTGGAAGGCTGA
- the trpD gene encoding anthranilate phosphoribosyltransferase: MEVRDALNRLLTPADLTGAEMRGLMERILAGETTPAQTAALLVALRAKGESVDEIAAAAEVLREKAVRIEVAGDHLIDTCGTGGDGLDTFNVSTTAAFIVAAAGAQVAKHGNRSVSSRSGSADVLEAAGVNLDLTPQQVKRCIEAVGIGFLYAPQHHGALRQVAPVRRELGIRTLFNLLGPLLNPAGAPHQLTGVFDARYLKPLAEVLGRLGSRHVLVVHADDGLDEISLGAATQVAELKDGQVRSYRIEPERFGITRSPLEAIQVDSVAESLEAMRRVLAGEAGPAADIVVLNAGAAIYAADLAPDLESGIERARQLQRSGAGLKKLEALIDWSQRS, translated from the coding sequence ATGGAAGTCCGCGATGCCCTCAACCGCCTCTTGACCCCGGCGGATCTGACCGGTGCGGAGATGCGGGGGCTGATGGAACGGATTCTCGCCGGCGAGACTACCCCGGCCCAGACCGCCGCCCTGCTGGTGGCGCTGCGGGCCAAGGGCGAAAGCGTGGACGAGATCGCTGCCGCCGCCGAGGTGCTGCGGGAAAAGGCCGTGCGGATCGAGGTAGCCGGCGACCACCTCATCGATACCTGCGGCACGGGCGGTGACGGTCTGGATACATTCAACGTCTCCACTACCGCCGCCTTCATCGTCGCCGCTGCCGGCGCTCAGGTGGCCAAGCACGGCAACCGCTCGGTGTCGTCGCGCTCCGGCAGCGCCGACGTGCTCGAGGCGGCCGGGGTCAATCTGGATCTGACTCCGCAGCAGGTCAAACGCTGCATCGAAGCCGTCGGCATCGGGTTTCTCTACGCCCCCCAGCACCACGGCGCCCTGCGCCAGGTGGCCCCGGTGCGCAGGGAACTGGGGATCCGCACCCTGTTCAATCTCCTGGGGCCCTTGCTCAACCCCGCCGGCGCCCCCCATCAGCTGACGGGGGTGTTCGACGCCCGTTATCTGAAGCCGCTGGCCGAGGTTCTCGGCCGTCTCGGCAGTCGCCACGTGCTGGTGGTCCACGCCGATGACGGTCTGGATGAGATCAGCCTCGGCGCCGCCACCCAGGTGGCGGAACTGAAAGACGGGCAGGTGCGCAGTTACCGGATCGAACCCGAACGGTTCGGTATCACGCGTTCGCCGCTGGAGGCCATCCAGGTGGATTCCGTGGCGGAAAGCCTCGAGGCGATGCGCCGGGTGTTGGCCGGGGAAGCGGGGCCGGCGGCCGACATCGTGGTCCTGAACGCCGGGGCGGCGATCTATGCCGCCGATCTGGCGCCTGATCTCGAATCCGGCATCGAACGCGCCCGCCAGCTGCAGCGTAGCGGGGCCGGCCTGAAAAAACTCGAAGCTTTGATCGACTGGAGTCAGCGTTCATGA
- the trpC gene encoding indole-3-glycerol phosphate synthase TrpC, whose amino-acid sequence MSNILSRILATKQEEIALRRRRLPLTEVRALAENQGSPLDFRGALQRRIDQGQAAVIAEIKKASPSKGVIREDFDPRAIAHSYARGGAACLSVLTDKTYFQGSEAYLELARQVSGLPTLRKDFLIDPYQLYEARAIGADAVLLIVAALDDARLQDLYQLAGELGMAVLVEVHDEAELERALPLEGALLGINNRNLRTFETSLDNTLRLLPRIPDGRLVVTESAIHTRGDVDTMRRHGVHAFLVGEAFMRAEDPGAQLQALFYPE is encoded by the coding sequence ATGAGCAACATTCTCAGCCGTATTCTCGCCACCAAACAGGAAGAGATCGCCCTGCGCCGCCGCCGCCTGCCGCTGACGGAAGTGCGGGCGCTGGCGGAAAACCAGGGTTCGCCGCTGGATTTCCGCGGCGCCCTTCAGCGCCGGATCGACCAGGGCCAGGCGGCGGTGATCGCCGAGATCAAGAAGGCCTCTCCCAGCAAGGGGGTGATCCGCGAGGACTTCGACCCGCGCGCCATCGCCCACAGCTACGCCCGGGGGGGAGCGGCGTGCCTGTCGGTGCTCACGGACAAGACCTATTTCCAGGGCAGCGAGGCCTATCTGGAGCTGGCCCGCCAGGTATCGGGCCTGCCGACCCTGCGCAAGGATTTCCTCATCGACCCCTATCAGCTCTACGAGGCTCGCGCCATCGGCGCCGATGCGGTGCTGCTCATCGTCGCTGCCCTCGACGATGCCCGCCTGCAGGACCTGTATCAGCTCGCCGGCGAACTGGGCATGGCCGTGCTGGTGGAAGTCCACGACGAGGCCGAACTGGAGCGGGCGTTGCCGTTGGAGGGCGCGCTGCTCGGCATCAACAACCGCAACCTGCGCACCTTCGAAACCAGCCTCGACAACACCTTGCGGCTGCTTCCCCGCATCCCTGACGGGCGTCTGGTGGTGACCGAAAGCGCCATCCACACCCGTGGCGACGTGGACACCATGCGCCGCCACGGAGTCCACGCCTTCCTGGTGGGCGAGGCGTTCATGCGTGCAGAAGATCCGGGCGCGCAGTTGCAGGCCCTGTTCTATCCGGAATGA
- a CDS encoding YqhA family protein yields the protein MSQAKNPWMKRVELIFEAALWRTRLVVLIAVLASLVTAFAVLYVATVDAWILVSELAHYADPGLTPEVRKVLRAQSIAHVVEVIDGYLLATVLLIFSLGLYELFISTLEEARRSDAFAKVLVIRNLDDLKSRLGKVILMILIVKFFERGISMKFDGPLDLLAFAGGIALVGFALFLSHSAIYHMTGKDGQVD from the coding sequence GTGTCGCAGGCGAAAAATCCCTGGATGAAGCGGGTGGAGTTGATCTTCGAGGCCGCCCTGTGGCGAACCCGCCTGGTGGTGCTGATCGCTGTGCTTGCCAGTCTGGTGACGGCGTTTGCAGTCCTTTACGTGGCGACGGTCGATGCCTGGATTCTGGTTTCGGAATTGGCCCATTATGCCGATCCGGGTCTGACGCCTGAGGTACGGAAAGTGCTTCGGGCCCAGTCCATCGCTCATGTGGTGGAGGTGATCGACGGTTATCTGCTGGCGACGGTGTTGCTGATATTCTCACTGGGGCTGTACGAACTGTTCATCAGCACGCTGGAGGAGGCCCGCCGTAGCGACGCCTTTGCCAAGGTGCTGGTCATCCGCAATCTGGACGACCTGAAAAGCCGCCTTGGGAAGGTGATTTTGATGATCCTCATCGTCAAGTTCTTCGAACGGGGCATCAGCATGAAATTCGACGGGCCTTTGGACCTTCTGGCGTTTGCGGGCGGCATCGCGCTGGTGGGGTTCGCACTGTTTCTGTCCCATTCGGCGATTTATCACATGACCGGCAAAGACGGCCAGGTGGACTGA
- a CDS encoding L,D-transpeptidase has product MTYWLIVSIPQQRLFLLDNGIITQEYPVSTARNGCGERTGSGCTPRGWHYVRAKIGTGLPRYAVLVGRRFTGEIYSPQLAQRHPKRDWILSRILWLCGLEPGFNRLGDRDTFRRYIYIHGSPDHLIDGRPGSCGCIRMRNADIQELYDRIEPGARVWITESGDQSTWPSLPVM; this is encoded by the coding sequence GTGACATACTGGCTCATCGTCAGCATTCCTCAGCAGCGGTTGTTTTTGTTAGATAACGGTATAATTACTCAGGAATACCCGGTTTCGACCGCCCGCAACGGCTGTGGCGAACGAACCGGCAGCGGCTGCACCCCCCGGGGCTGGCATTACGTGCGCGCCAAGATCGGAACCGGACTCCCTCGGTACGCCGTTCTGGTGGGACGGCGTTTTACCGGCGAAATCTATTCCCCCCAGCTGGCACAGCGGCATCCAAAACGGGACTGGATCCTGAGCCGCATTCTCTGGCTCTGCGGCCTGGAACCCGGCTTCAACCGCCTTGGGGACCGGGACACCTTCCGCCGTTACATCTACATCCACGGCAGCCCCGATCATCTGATCGACGGCCGACCCGGTTCCTGCGGCTGTATTCGGATGCGCAACGCCGACATCCAAGAATTGTACGACCGGATCGAACCCGGCGCCCGGGTGTGGATCACCGAAAGCGGTGATCAGTCCACCTGGCCGTCTTTGCCGGTCATGTGA
- the rlmD gene encoding 23S rRNA (uracil(1939)-C(5))-methyltransferase RlmD gives MGRRRRRPLPTEPALATVEKLTHDGRGIAYVDGKAIFITGALPGETVRFRYIELRRDHGSGQVVEVLRPAPERVAPPCSAFGRCGGCSLQHLDHAAQIRAKEALLAEQLRRIGGIDDFERWPPLAGPVWGYRRKARLGVRYVRNKGKVLVGFRERGSGKVAEIESCLTLHPRVGERLQDLAGLIDALSIREQLPQIEVAIGDNRSALAFRVLQSPRAEDRQRLSDFGRRCNFDIYLQPKGPESLQPLCPADPPLPCYFLPEDVTLWFGPLDFTQVNADINHKMIARVLETLAPRTEETLLDLFCGLGNFTLPLARRGGRIVGVEGNPRAVEMGRYNARANGIDNVEFHVCDLTQPLGDQPWAEARYDKILLDPARSGALELMAWLPRWRPKQVVYVSCNPATLARDVGRLVHEHGFRLIRAGIMDMFPHTAHVESIALLTP, from the coding sequence ATGGGACGACGCCGGCGCAGACCGCTGCCGACCGAGCCGGCCTTGGCCACCGTCGAAAAACTGACCCACGACGGCCGAGGCATCGCCTACGTGGACGGCAAAGCCATCTTCATCACCGGGGCGCTGCCGGGGGAAACCGTCCGCTTTCGCTACATCGAGCTGCGCCGCGATCACGGCAGCGGCCAGGTCGTCGAAGTGCTCAGGCCCGCCCCGGAGAGGGTCGCCCCGCCCTGCAGCGCCTTTGGCCGCTGTGGCGGCTGCAGTTTGCAGCACCTGGACCACGCCGCGCAGATCCGGGCCAAAGAAGCGCTGCTGGCCGAGCAACTGCGGCGCATCGGCGGAATAGACGACTTCGAACGCTGGCCGCCTTTGGCCGGTCCGGTGTGGGGCTATCGGCGCAAGGCCCGCCTCGGCGTTCGCTACGTCCGCAACAAAGGCAAGGTGCTGGTGGGATTCCGCGAGCGCGGCAGCGGCAAAGTGGCCGAGATCGAATCCTGCCTCACCCTGCACCCCCGGGTCGGCGAGCGGCTGCAGGACCTGGCGGGACTGATCGATGCCTTGAGCATCCGCGAGCAGCTGCCCCAGATCGAGGTCGCCATCGGCGACAACCGCAGCGCCTTGGCGTTCCGGGTGCTGCAATCGCCGCGCGCGGAAGACCGCCAGCGACTGAGCGATTTCGGCCGCCGCTGCAATTTCGACATCTACCTCCAACCCAAGGGGCCGGAATCACTTCAGCCGCTTTGCCCGGCAGATCCCCCGCTACCCTGCTATTTCCTGCCAGAGGACGTCACCCTCTGGTTCGGCCCGCTGGATTTCACCCAGGTGAACGCCGACATCAACCACAAGATGATCGCCCGGGTATTGGAAACGCTCGCTCCCCGGACGGAGGAAACCCTCCTGGATCTGTTCTGCGGTCTTGGCAATTTCACCCTGCCGCTCGCACGCCGAGGTGGGCGTATCGTCGGTGTGGAAGGCAACCCCCGGGCGGTGGAGATGGGACGCTACAACGCCCGGGCCAATGGCATCGACAACGTGGAATTTCACGTCTGCGACCTCACCCAACCCCTGGGGGACCAGCCCTGGGCCGAGGCGCGTTACGACAAGATCCTCCTGGACCCGGCCCGCAGCGGTGCCCTCGAGCTGATGGCGTGGCTGCCCCGCTGGCGTCCCAAGCAGGTGGTTTACGTCTCCTGCAACCCCGCCACGCTCGCCCGTGACGTGGGCCGGCTGGTGCACGAGCACGGTTTCAGGCTGATCCGCGCCGGGATCATGGACATGTTCCCCCACACCGCGCACGTCGAATCCATCGCCCTGCTGACACCGTGA
- a CDS encoding YdbL family protein — translation MKKTLTPLMPLLLMLGIAACVTINIYFPAAAAEKAADRIIKEIQEGAEKENPPQSALPYWQVRIDLWALLGVGSVQAAADLDIDSAEIRAIRASMKRRFPKLKTYLDRGWIGYANNGLVAVVNKAQIPLRERAIVERLVAAENRDRLALYQAIARANGHPEWADDIQATFAKRWIANAKPGWHVQLPNGRWVRK, via the coding sequence ATGAAAAAAACACTCACCCCGCTGATGCCGCTGTTGCTGATGCTTGGCATCGCCGCCTGCGTCACTATCAACATCTACTTTCCGGCCGCCGCGGCGGAAAAGGCCGCCGACCGGATCATCAAGGAGATCCAGGAAGGAGCGGAAAAGGAAAACCCGCCGCAATCGGCCCTACCCTATTGGCAGGTACGCATCGATCTGTGGGCCCTGCTCGGCGTCGGCAGCGTCCAGGCGGCCGCGGACCTGGACATCGACAGTGCGGAAATCCGCGCCATCCGCGCCTCGATGAAACGCCGTTTCCCCAAACTGAAAACCTATCTCGACCGAGGTTGGATCGGCTACGCCAACAACGGCCTGGTGGCGGTGGTCAACAAGGCCCAGATTCCGCTCAGGGAACGGGCGATCGTCGAGCGCCTGGTGGCGGCGGAAAACCGGGACCGGCTCGCCCTGTATCAGGCCATCGCCCGCGCCAACGGCCATCCCGAATGGGCCGACGACATCCAGGCCACCTTCGCCAAACGCTGGATCGCCAACGCCAAACCGGGCTGGCACGTCCAACTTCCCAACGGCCGCTGGGTACGGAAATAG
- the cysM gene encoding cysteine synthase CysM has product MTAIDPSRFPTVEACIGNTPLVRLQRLPGETSNLILAKLEGNNPAGSVKDRPALSMIKHAEERGEIRPGDRLIEATSGNTGIALAMVAAIKGYRMTLIMPENMSVERRAVMRAYGAEIMLVSAEGGMEEARDLAEAMAARGEGKLLNQFSNPDNPRAHYEGTGPEIWRDTFGTVTHFVSAMGTTGTIMGVSRFLKEKNPAVQIVGVQPSEGAKIPGIRRWPPEYLPEIYDASRVDRILDVSQETAEETTRQLAAREGIFCGISSGGAVAAALQLSRQVENAVIVTIICDRGDRYLSTGVFPA; this is encoded by the coding sequence ATGACCGCCATCGATCCCAGCCGTTTCCCCACCGTCGAAGCCTGTATCGGCAACACGCCTCTGGTGCGCCTGCAACGGCTGCCCGGTGAAACCTCCAACCTCATCCTGGCCAAGCTGGAGGGCAACAATCCCGCCGGCTCGGTCAAGGACCGGCCAGCCCTGAGCATGATCAAACACGCCGAGGAACGGGGTGAGATCCGCCCCGGCGATCGTTTGATCGAAGCCACCAGCGGCAACACCGGGATCGCCCTGGCCATGGTGGCGGCCATAAAGGGCTATCGCATGACCCTGATCATGCCCGAGAACATGAGCGTGGAGCGGCGTGCGGTCATGAGGGCCTACGGCGCCGAGATCATGCTGGTGTCGGCAGAGGGCGGCATGGAAGAGGCCCGCGACCTGGCCGAAGCCATGGCCGCCCGCGGCGAAGGCAAACTCCTCAACCAATTCTCCAATCCGGACAATCCCCGCGCCCACTACGAAGGCACCGGCCCGGAAATCTGGCGCGACACCTTCGGCACCGTCACCCATTTCGTCAGCGCCATGGGAACCACCGGCACCATCATGGGGGTTTCCCGGTTTTTGAAGGAAAAGAATCCCGCGGTCCAGATCGTCGGCGTCCAGCCCAGCGAAGGCGCCAAGATTCCCGGCATCCGCCGCTGGCCTCCAGAATACCTGCCCGAGATCTATGACGCCTCCCGGGTGGACCGGATCCTGGACGTCTCCCAGGAGACGGCCGAGGAGACCACCCGCCAACTGGCCGCCCGGGAAGGCATCTTCTGCGGCATTTCCTCCGGCGGGGCGGTTGCCGCCGCCCTGCAACTGTCCCGGCAGGTGGAAAACGCCGTCATCGTCACCATCATCTGCGACCGGGGCGACCGCTACCTGTCCACGGGAGTGTTTCCGGCCTGA
- the yegQ gene encoding tRNA 5-hydroxyuridine modification protein YegQ: MTQVELLSPAGTLRHMRYAFAYGADAVYAGLPRYSLRVRNNDFTLANLETGIAEAHAQGRKFYLAANVLPHNGKVKTFVKDFHPIVEAGPDALIMADPGLILQVRETWPEMPIHLSVQANTMNYAAVCFWQRLGIERIILSRELSLDEIAEIRQRCPDVELEVFVHGALCIAYSGRCLLSGYFNRRDPNQGTCTNACRWEYRVKPAGASGGQRHPAADRTYLLEDPGRPGEYMPILEDEHGTYILNSKDLRAVEHVHKLVALGIDCLKIEGRTKSHYYVARTAQVYRQAIDDALAGRPFDSRLIGVLENLANRGYTDGFYQRHHSHEYQNYLQGASRSHRQQFVGEVEDYDPASGKAQLLIKNKLRRGDRIEWISPAGNRDLTVDHLEDLEGNALEEAPGAGWRVRLQVPSAGRYDLVARYLEGIVP, encoded by the coding sequence ATGACCCAAGTCGAACTTTTGTCCCCCGCCGGTACGTTGCGGCACATGCGTTATGCCTTCGCTTACGGCGCCGATGCGGTTTACGCTGGCCTGCCGCGTTACAGCCTCAGGGTGCGCAACAACGATTTCACTCTGGCCAATCTCGAAACGGGAATCGCCGAGGCCCACGCCCAGGGTAGGAAATTCTACCTGGCCGCCAACGTGTTGCCCCACAACGGCAAGGTCAAGACCTTCGTCAAGGATTTCCACCCCATCGTCGAGGCCGGACCCGACGCCCTCATCATGGCCGATCCGGGGTTGATCCTGCAGGTCCGGGAAACCTGGCCAGAGATGCCGATTCACCTCTCGGTGCAGGCCAACACCATGAATTATGCGGCGGTGTGTTTTTGGCAACGGTTGGGGATCGAACGCATCATTCTGTCGCGGGAACTGTCCCTGGACGAGATCGCTGAGATTCGCCAGCGCTGTCCCGACGTCGAACTGGAAGTGTTCGTCCACGGCGCGCTGTGCATCGCCTATTCCGGCCGTTGCCTGCTGTCCGGTTACTTCAACCGCCGCGATCCCAATCAGGGCACCTGCACCAATGCTTGCCGCTGGGAGTACCGGGTCAAACCCGCCGGGGCAAGCGGGGGGCAGCGCCATCCGGCAGCCGACCGCACCTACCTGCTCGAGGATCCCGGTCGCCCCGGTGAGTACATGCCGATTCTGGAGGATGAACATGGCACTTACATCCTCAATTCCAAAGATTTGCGCGCGGTGGAGCACGTCCACAAGTTGGTGGCGCTGGGGATCGACTGCCTCAAGATCGAGGGCCGGACCAAATCCCACTACTACGTCGCCCGCACCGCTCAGGTTTATCGCCAGGCGATCGACGATGCGCTCGCCGGCCGCCCGTTCGATTCCCGTCTCATCGGCGTGCTCGAAAATCTCGCCAACCGCGGTTATACTGACGGTTTCTATCAGCGCCATCACAGCCACGAATACCAGAACTATCTCCAGGGGGCTTCCCGCAGTCACCGTCAGCAGTTCGTCGGTGAGGTGGAGGATTACGATCCCGCCAGCGGCAAGGCTCAGCTTCTGATCAAGAACAAGCTGCGCCGGGGCGACCGCATCGAATGGATTTCACCCGCCGGCAACCGCGATCTGACGGTGGACCATCTGGAGGATCTGGAGGGAAACGCCCTGGAGGAAGCACCTGGCGCCGGCTGGCGGGTCCGGCTTCAGGTTCCCTCGGCGGGGCGTTACGATCTGGTGGCGCGTTATCTGGAAGGCATCGTACCCTGA
- a CDS encoding type IV pilus assembly protein FimV, with translation MNGYADSPVEAAFFLDRWLRLQPVDQLDSSAAWSFLTREVHRDPRRLVLHLARIRVAWELDAEALYAALVDLVLTLEGRGRRLQRRMIRGTRKRLRAERRQVLERYLAEHLPPQSLPLSPRSVLQAGTIGELQITASGTKSTAAQVDLVEAARSCLALGQLEQARELFEQKLFEEPDCQVARQELLVIYRALDDRKNFARLHAHLQSHGCLDPDWEAFHTGALS, from the coding sequence ATGAACGGATACGCAGATTCTCCCGTGGAGGCTGCGTTTTTTCTCGACCGCTGGTTGCGTCTGCAGCCGGTGGATCAACTCGATTCCTCTGCCGCCTGGTCCTTCCTGACCCGGGAAGTTCACCGCGATCCCCGCCGGCTGGTGCTGCACTTGGCCCGAATTCGCGTTGCTTGGGAGCTGGATGCGGAGGCGCTTTATGCTGCCCTTGTGGATCTGGTGCTGACCCTGGAAGGGCGGGGTCGCCGCTTGCAGCGCCGCATGATCCGGGGCACGAGAAAACGGCTGAGAGCGGAGCGCCGGCAGGTTCTGGAACGTTATCTTGCCGAACATCTGCCGCCGCAGTCCCTGCCGCTCTCCCCGCGTTCCGTCCTCCAGGCCGGCACCATCGGCGAGTTGCAGATAACCGCATCCGGTACCAAGTCGACAGCGGCGCAAGTCGATCTCGTCGAAGCCGCCCGGTCCTGTCTGGCGCTTGGCCAGCTGGAACAGGCCCGGGAACTGTTCGAGCAGAAATTGTTCGAGGAACCGGACTGCCAGGTGGCCCGCCAGGAGCTGCTGGTCATCTACCGCGCCCTCGATGATCGGAAAAATTTCGCCCGCCTGCACGCACATCTCCAAAGCCACGGTTGCCTGGACCCAGACTGGGAGGCGTTTCATACCGGGGCATTGTCATGA
- a CDS encoding GTP-binding protein, with product MKPDKVYDKLIFTGPVGAGKTTAIASISDTPPVRTDACATDMTLARKPETTVALDYGVLRLDDGSKLHLYGTPGQERFDFMWEILIRGGIGLVLLLDNTRPDPFQDMRFFLQRFRSFIDATGVVVGVTRMDLKAAPPLESYHKSLEQLGLRAPVLEIDARRREDVALLVQTLLFHLNPGILMEESDA from the coding sequence ATGAAGCCTGACAAGGTTTATGACAAACTGATTTTCACCGGTCCGGTCGGTGCCGGCAAGACCACCGCCATCGCCAGTATCAGCGACACGCCGCCAGTGCGTACCGATGCTTGTGCGACGGACATGACCTTGGCGCGCAAGCCGGAGACGACGGTGGCGCTGGATTACGGGGTGCTCCGCCTGGACGACGGTAGCAAGCTGCATCTGTACGGCACTCCGGGTCAGGAGCGCTTCGATTTCATGTGGGAGATCCTGATCCGGGGCGGGATCGGTCTGGTGCTGTTGCTGGACAACACCCGCCCCGATCCCTTTCAGGACATGCGCTTCTTTCTCCAGCGCTTCCGTTCCTTCATCGATGCCACCGGCGTGGTCGTCGGGGTGACCCGGATGGACCTCAAGGCGGCTCCGCCGCTGGAGTCCTATCACAAGTCCTTGGAGCAGCTGGGGCTTAGGGCCCCGGTCCTGGAGATCGATGCCCGCCGCCGGGAGGATGTGGCACTGTTGGTGCAGACGCTGTTGTTCCACCTGAATCCGGGTATCCTCATGGAGGAATCCGATGCTTGA
- a CDS encoding roadblock/LC7 domain-containing protein — MREQMLTSILNELNGTSADIEASGVISIDGLMMAAVLPQGMDEDRVGAMSAAMLSLGDRTAQELARGELEQVLIKGDKGYVLMTHAGREAVLTVLAKPQAKLGLIFLDVKRAAENIAQLI; from the coding sequence ATGCGTGAACAAATGTTGACCTCCATTCTGAATGAGCTGAACGGAACCTCGGCGGATATCGAGGCTTCCGGTGTCATTTCCATCGATGGCCTGATGATGGCGGCGGTCCTGCCCCAGGGGATGGATGAGGATCGTGTCGGGGCCATGAGTGCGGCGATGTTGTCGCTGGGGGACAGGACCGCCCAGGAACTGGCGCGCGGCGAACTGGAACAGGTGCTCATCAAGGGGGACAAGGGCTACGTGCTCATGACCCACGCAGGACGGGAGGCGGTGTTGACCGTGCTCGCCAAACCCCAGGCCAAGCTCGGACTCATTTTCCTCGATGTCAAGCGGGCCGCTGAGAACATTGCCCAGTTGATCTGA
- a CDS encoding PAS domain-containing protein yields MLQDMDPADVKGEYREYTLELYGVGPRKVLVTDEEVPYPDGRLIVSRTDTDGIITHVNRSFVVMSGYEEEELIGAPHSILRHPDMPKAAFRDLWATVQRGDIWQGYVKNLRKDGAYYWVKATVIPNIRGGQVVGYTSVRRKPDRRKVEECIDLYARMRQEEAAT; encoded by the coding sequence ATGTTGCAGGATATGGATCCAGCCGATGTGAAAGGTGAATATCGGGAATACACACTGGAATTGTATGGTGTGGGGCCCCGCAAGGTTCTGGTCACCGATGAGGAGGTGCCTTATCCCGACGGTCGCCTGATCGTCTCCCGCACCGACACCGACGGTATCATCACCCATGTGAACCGCTCTTTCGTGGTCATGTCCGGCTATGAAGAGGAAGAGCTGATCGGGGCGCCCCATTCCATCCTGCGCCACCCGGACATGCCGAAGGCGGCGTTTCGGGATCTGTGGGCTACGGTCCAGCGCGGCGATATCTGGCAGGGATACGTCAAGAATCTACGCAAGGACGGAGCCTATTATTGGGTCAAGGCGACAGTCATCCCCAATATCCGGGGTGGCCAGGTTGTCGGTTATACTTCGGTGCGGCGCAAGCCGGATCGGCGCAAGGTCGAGGAATGCATCGACTTGTATGCCAGGATGCGACAAGAGGAGGCGGCAACATGA
- a CDS encoding phosphate/phosphite/phosphonate ABC transporter substrate-binding protein, with protein MSYTFTVSPDFSPDYIAGWFVFNTWLQRTLETGFHLELMDDFDSLHNAIRQDRIDLVYANPYDAAMLVREKGFTALVKPRGGADEALIAVAAESETRAVEDLPEGARIAATDDPDVQLMGMILLEPAGLGKDNTVRVECDNYVLVAKRLLTGESDAGIFLTKAFDELSRPVRERLKVLVRSDIQVIHHYLMAGPRIADLHPKLQKALVNMGEAPKTVRILEQLKLPGWDPVDPEEVEFMIDLMETLKFSPA; from the coding sequence ATGAGCTATACCTTCACGGTGAGTCCCGATTTCAGTCCCGACTATATCGCCGGCTGGTTCGTGTTCAATACCTGGTTGCAGCGGACCCTGGAAACCGGATTCCATCTGGAGCTGATGGATGATTTCGACAGCCTGCACAACGCCATCAGGCAGGACCGGATCGATCTCGTTTACGCCAATCCCTACGATGCCGCCATGCTGGTGCGGGAGAAGGGTTTCACCGCTTTGGTCAAGCCCCGGGGCGGTGCCGACGAGGCGCTGATCGCCGTGGCGGCGGAAAGTGAGACGAGGGCGGTGGAAGACCTGCCGGAGGGAGCACGGATTGCCGCTACGGACGACCCGGACGTCCAGCTGATGGGGATGATCCTGTTGGAGCCGGCAGGTTTGGGGAAGGACAACACCGTGCGGGTGGAATGCGATAATTACGTGCTGGTCGCTAAGCGGCTGCTGACAGGGGAGAGCGACGCCGGCATCTTCCTCACCAAGGCTTTCGACGAGCTGAGTCGGCCGGTACGGGAAAGGCTGAAGGTGCTGGTCCGCAGTGACATCCAGGTCATTCATCATTATCTGATGGCAGGGCCCAGGATCGCCGATTTGCACCCGAAATTGCAGAAGGCGCTGGTGAATATGGGGGAGGCGCCGAAGACGGTCCGGATTCTGGAACAGCTGAAGCTGCCCGGTTGGGACCCGGTCGATCCTGAGGAGGTCGAATTCATGATCGATCTGATGGAAACGCTGAAATTCAGCCCAGCCTAA